The Shewanella sp. KX20019 genome window below encodes:
- a CDS encoding ClpP-like prohead protease/major capsid protein fusion protein, with the protein MKKPAQSKMLATTLAALAVNSVLIAPQGMASPAINNESVPNKNWYELKAQNGHAEIMIYDEIGGWGVTAKQFARDLQALGKVSSITARIHSPGGDVFEGMAIYNIIKGHPAQKVCHIDGLAASMASVIAMAFDEVVMPENAMMMVHKPWGGTLGDADDMRKYADLLDKVEGNLVGAYAQKTGLSDDELHSLLASETWLTGREALEQGFADTVTDPLQMAASLSSKRLKDFTNMPEALKNLFAPQGNAPSATTPVAATPAPASAPAAINPPSQADITAAAATMNKERIDGINAAFAAFPQLGELKNSCIADATVNAESAKDKILASLGQGTAPAGAQPQSAIIHVGNGNLVGDSISAHLMAKAGHGERQADNGYASYNLKELARASLQDRGIGIAGLNQMQMVGLAFTHDSSDFGNILLDVANKSVLLGWETAQETFERWTKKGQLGDFKVSKRVGLDELGSLREVRAGAEYKYVTLGDHGTDIALATYGEIFSITRQCIINDDMDMLTSIPMKMGSAAKATVADLVYAILTKNPNMGDGKALFHASHGNLSTGAPGVDSLSALAELMESQTTGGKHPRALNIMPEFALVPPNLKRSITQIIKSSSVKGADVNAGIANPIQDFAEVISEARLGQHSKEEYYLAAGQGRDTIEVAYLDGIDTPYIEQQDGFSIDGVATKVRIDAGVAPLDHRGLAKSTGKPA; encoded by the coding sequence GTGAAGAAACCAGCACAAAGCAAAATGCTAGCAACAACGCTCGCCGCGCTCGCCGTCAACAGCGTGCTGATCGCGCCGCAAGGGATGGCGAGTCCGGCAATTAATAATGAGTCAGTACCTAATAAAAATTGGTATGAATTAAAAGCGCAGAACGGCCACGCCGAGATCATGATTTACGATGAAATTGGTGGTTGGGGGGTAACGGCTAAGCAGTTTGCTCGTGATCTTCAAGCGCTTGGCAAAGTGTCATCTATTACCGCTCGCATCCATAGCCCCGGTGGTGATGTGTTTGAGGGTATGGCGATATACAACATCATTAAGGGGCATCCCGCACAAAAGGTATGTCATATCGATGGGCTTGCCGCATCAATGGCCTCGGTTATTGCTATGGCGTTTGATGAGGTTGTTATGCCTGAAAACGCGATGATGATGGTGCATAAGCCTTGGGGCGGCACTTTGGGCGATGCTGATGATATGCGCAAGTATGCCGATCTGCTTGATAAAGTTGAGGGCAATCTTGTTGGTGCTTACGCTCAAAAAACAGGGCTTAGCGATGATGAACTGCACTCTTTACTCGCTAGTGAAACATGGCTCACTGGCCGCGAAGCGCTCGAACAGGGCTTTGCCGATACCGTAACCGATCCGCTGCAGATGGCAGCATCACTAAGCTCAAAACGACTTAAGGATTTTACTAATATGCCTGAAGCTCTAAAAAATCTGTTTGCACCGCAAGGCAATGCGCCTAGTGCAACAACACCCGTTGCCGCAACTCCAGCGCCAGCATCGGCACCAGCTGCTATTAACCCGCCGTCACAAGCGGATATTACCGCGGCTGCAGCCACCATGAACAAAGAACGGATTGACGGTATTAATGCCGCTTTTGCAGCGTTCCCGCAACTGGGTGAACTAAAAAACAGCTGTATTGCTGATGCAACTGTTAACGCCGAATCCGCCAAAGATAAAATCCTAGCATCACTTGGCCAAGGCACAGCTCCAGCAGGGGCACAGCCACAAAGCGCTATCATTCACGTTGGTAACGGTAACTTAGTTGGCGACTCGATTAGCGCACATTTGATGGCTAAGGCGGGTCACGGTGAACGCCAAGCTGATAACGGTTATGCCAGTTATAACTTAAAAGAGTTAGCGCGTGCATCACTGCAAGATCGCGGTATTGGTATTGCTGGCCTAAACCAAATGCAGATGGTGGGCTTAGCATTTACCCATGATTCATCTGATTTCGGCAATATCTTGCTTGATGTGGCGAATAAGTCAGTGTTGTTAGGTTGGGAAACCGCACAAGAAACATTTGAACGCTGGACCAAGAAAGGTCAGCTTGGCGACTTTAAAGTGTCTAAGCGTGTTGGGCTTGATGAACTTGGCAGTTTGCGCGAAGTGCGCGCCGGAGCTGAATATAAGTATGTCACCTTGGGTGATCACGGAACAGATATTGCGCTGGCCACTTACGGTGAGATTTTCTCAATTACTCGCCAATGCATCATTAATGATGACATGGATATGCTCACCTCGATCCCGATGAAGATGGGCTCCGCGGCTAAAGCTACTGTTGCTGATCTGGTTTACGCTATTTTAACCAAAAACCCGAATATGGGTGACGGTAAAGCGCTATTTCATGCTAGTCATGGCAACTTAAGTACGGGCGCACCAGGCGTTGATTCGTTAAGCGCATTGGCTGAGTTGATGGAAAGCCAAACAACGGGTGGCAAGCACCCTCGCGCACTTAATATCATGCCTGAGTTTGCGTTGGTACCGCCAAACCTAAAACGCTCTATCACTCAGATCATCAAATCAAGCTCTGTTAAAGGTGCCGATGTGAATGCTGGCATTGCTAACCCAATTCAAGACTTTGCCGAGGTGATCTCTGAGGCGCGTCTTGGCCAGCATAGTAAAGAAGAGTATTACCTTGCTGCTGGGCAGGGTCGTGACACGATTGAAGTCGCTTATCTCGACGGTATCGATACGCCTTATATTGAGCAGCAAGATGGCTTTAGTATCGATGGTGTGGCGACTAAGGTTCGCATCGATGCGGGTGTGGCACCACTTGATCACCGCGGCTTAGCCAAATCTACGGGTAAGCCAGCGTAA
- a CDS encoding DUF2190 family protein — MNNHICDGNTIDHTPTADVASGAPTLIGKLVAVALGNVVADTEGTFVTTGVFELAKVEADDIGQGTQVYLKADGNITSTASGNTLAGKAWAAAGNPSLTVWVKVNA; from the coding sequence ATGAATAATCATATTTGTGACGGCAACACTATCGACCATACGCCGACCGCTGATGTTGCAAGCGGTGCACCGACGCTAATTGGTAAGCTTGTTGCTGTCGCGTTGGGTAATGTAGTGGCAGATACCGAGGGCACCTTTGTCACCACGGGTGTATTTGAGCTGGCCAAAGTTGAGGCTGATGATATCGGCCAAGGCACACAGGTGTATTTAAAGGCTGATGGCAATATTACCTCAACGGCATCGGGTAACACCTTAGCGGGTAAAGCATGGGCCGCAGCTGGTAACCCATCGCTTACCGTATGGGTAAAAGTGAATGCCTAG